The sequence below is a genomic window from Humulus lupulus chromosome 3, drHumLupu1.1, whole genome shotgun sequence.
TTAATGGCAGAATGATTGGAATATAATTCTATATTCGTTCTCTTAGCTGGTTCATGTTGATGACTTTTTTCGTTGCATTTGTACTTACCTATTATATAGAAATTCATgggatatgtatatatatatatttattgcaaTCAATACTTGAGATAGTTTTCTGAAAACCGCTTCTTGGTAGGATcaagcactactacaaaattgacatgggacAATGGTTTTAAACCGTCGTATGGACTCTCGTGCGTCAGTTCTAATAACGTCAtcccatgcaatgtcatgccatgtaaagcATGAAACAACTGTTTAAATAAAAGTGTCATCTCTTGCCGTACATGAGACGTTGGTTCCTATACAAACGTTGTCTCTTGTGGTACATGAGACGACAGTTTTTGTGCAAGTGACATCCACTGCAGTAAATGAGACGACAGTTCCTACTCAAGCGTCATCCTCCTAcagtacatgagatgacaatttatgtgcaagcatcgTTCCCTGCAATACATAAAACGACAATATTGTGGAGACCGACGTCCCATGtagaatatgagaattttttttcatttatctattttcaataactatattcattcataatttcctgtGTAATTACAATATAGTTCAGATAGAATCAACGGGCAGACAAAATCAATAAAACTCAgtatgttccaaatctaaaaattacaagatcaaaatatgtAAGTGCTAACTCACTTGGAATATAGAACTCACTTGGGAGAACTATGTAAGTGCTAACTAAATACTACAgttagtatatttttttaattctgattTCAAAAATTACTCTAGCTATgatttcaaaattcatatatttCATACTATACTCGTTTAACATAAGATGATCTATATAATCTATCTGCTCCGTTATATGACATTTTGGCGTCTTTATCATCTATTGAAAACTCAAAACTCTGGACAATCACCGATTAAAGAAACTCGGAACTGAAAAAGAAGGTAATTACATGTAACACAACATTTTATATGACCATAAGTTGACTGTTAACAATAAAAATTCAAGCTAAAGTGTAATGCTCTGTTTATAGAGTAAGAATCATAAGTTGGTTTAAAAATTCATCGAGGCAAATGCGTAATATGTAAGACAAGCCTCAATTTAAAGAACCTTGCTTCTCCAACCTTTTAGGTGTTTTTGAGAATAATTATATATTACAATTTGTAACTTCAAACAAAATATATTCATATGCACTTGCTAATGACTTATAAATTACTTCTCCtaaatatataaacaaatgaAGAACTTATGCAAGGGACTGGTACTATTGACAATCCTTACTAATGAGCAAATGAAATAACATAGATTAGTAGTTTTAGTACCTCATATGTGACtatcaatattaaaaaaaaagatgacTTTTAAAGTTGCATTATACTTTATTACTTGTCACCAAACGAAACACAAAATTACCTTCCAAGAAGCATCATGGAGAGCCTTGTAACATTGCCTAGCTTTCTTCTGAAACTCCAGCTGCTCATACCTCTCTCCTCCATATCCTCCTCTTTCTGCGACTTTCTGAGAATCATAATGTAATGTCGCAGTTCAGCACAAAGTTTAgaccaaaaaaaaagaaaagatataGATGCCTTTTCACCATGTGAGAAACTACAATTAAAGGTCTTCCTGGaggtttaaaacttaaaataaggCAGATTGAACATCAGGGAGAGCTTTGTATCTAGATTGTGTAAATGGTCCAAAACCATGTATCATTCATTGTAAAAAAGTTATAACCTCAAAATTGGCAGCATTTGAAAATGGTAAGGAAGCATTTGAATATATAAAATTGACAGTACTTTTAAACAACTCAATAAAGTTTCTTACCGATACAAAGTCCACGGAGTGTCCACTATATAATGAATAAGATTAAAAGGAAAAATTAATAAGTGCTCACTTCATAGTAACTGATGAAGACAATATGCAATAATGTTTGCATTTCTCAACACTGAAATATATGAAATAGCAATCTTACGTTTTTAGCAATACAGAGCAACAATTAAACAACCAGCAGCAATTCTCGCAGTGAGGAGATTTGTTGATGCGAGTATCAAAGTCATTCCCCAGAATGATGAGCCAAGATCTGAGTATGTAAAATTTCGTATAAAGCATGAAGCCATGGAAACACATCATGCTAATTGACAAGAATTgtaaaaccaatatcaaaagaaataaaaaattctACTGACTTTACAAAGACCTCATTTTCATTTTTACTACAATTGAACTTGGTGTATGCAATTTGAAAGAATAATCAATAATAAGAAATTCTTAAGAGTAGTTCAGTGCCAGAAACCAAGTGCAAGGCCAACATGTATAATTGACGCACGTGAGAAACACCTTGAATACATAAAGaactgagaaaaaaaaaaggtctATTGAAGTGAAGCTTTTTTTGTtcagattgaaaaaaaaaatcaattgaacTAAGGAATGCACAGACAGAGGAAATACATTCATGAATATTCTATCAAAGAAAAGCATGCAATGTTTCATTTCCACTTAACAAACTTGAAAGTAGGGCGTGGACCATAGAAAAAATAGTTGCTAGGGAAAAAAGTGTATTACATCCTGCAGGTAATATCAACAAGTATACACCACCACGCGTTTGTGTGACGCCACCCTCATTTGCATGGACTTGGATTCCCTCCACCTACACATGAGATCATATTAGTTTGCATGACTGACTTCAGGAACCACGGAAATGAGGATTAAGTGCATGAACTAGCTTCACAATATAAGCATTGAGTACAAAAGAGGGGAAAGGTGAATAGCTTCTAACATGACCACATGTGAGTTTGCAAGCAATAGCATGACTTGCTTCATGCAAGAACACTGTGATGAGCTTAAAGGGTGTGAGTAGTACTGTTCTCCAGAGCTACAACATGCACAACAAAAAAGTTAATGTCATTAGAGCTGCCAAATTGAATATGAAGTTTGCCAAAGCTATCAACAAGACTATTAAAAGTTCAGACCATCTTGGCTTTTACCAAAATCGTCTCATGTTTATTTCCTTTCAGCTACTAGGTCTCAAATCTCAATAATCTATCTTTTATTCATCACAAACCACTAATAAATAAAGGAAAGCACACAGAAAAGGAAGAGGCGGAAAACATAAAATCAGGAAATAATAGGATTCATATGCCTAACAGATGATCCTTCTAAATCTGGTCCTAATCATATTAGTATCTATTTAAGAAATTAGGTAAATAAATACAGCTGTAAAATAAACACAGCTGTTTACTACAGCCCAACAGTCCTTCAACATTTTCTGTTATGAATACGGCCCAGTAGTCCTTCAACATTTTCTGTTTACCACTCttcattattattaatttttcctTTTCTAGGTAGCTAGGTTAGATGTATCTACATTAGCCTGCAAACTTGACAGTCATTTTAAAGTGGATCGGCCAAATCAACTAGTTGAAAGCTAACTCAAACCAATGAATCTTTGCAGCCATCTCATTGTCAATTTTCACTAGCCTCTATCATTTGGTTTGGCTTGATGCTTATCATTTTGATCCATGCTTCCCTTGTTAAAAACTCATACACTCTACTCAAATGTACCTCAGACCCTAAGGACCCAATAGATCTTTTGAAAGTAGCTATTACAAGTTTccctttctttctattttctacttCCGTACCATAAGTTTGACCAAGTAAATTTCATTGTGTTAAAACCAATGTCAAAAGAAATACAGAGCGCAACAAACAAAATCACTTCTAATAAATAATTTTCACATACAACCGTGTTTCTCTATACGTCTCAGTGTCTCGCCATTTTGACCAACATCTCCCCCTTTCTTACACTCCAAACAGATATATGACAGTTGCTAATCACAAGATGTCTCGATCATCCCACTACTATACTACTAGTCTCTAGCACATTAATTCTATCATCAAAATGTCTGCATTCCATTTAAGCAAAGCAAAacttgtatgttttatctttGTAGGTGTTTATGATAAGTAGAAAGCAATGTTCctataatttatttttcataaaatttggTGAATACATTCCTAAATTAATAGATAGAGTCTGTGAAAGAACAATTGCACAAAAGAGCAAACCTCTTAATATACCATGTCGCTTTAGCATAAGATAACCCTTGCCACTTGACTAGGTACTCTGGAATTACATCTCCAGAACTGTCTTTACTAATGCGGTCTGCAATTATCCTTTCCACCTGAGAGATATATTGAACCAATTATATAGAGAACTACATAGTAAGGGAAACACAAaggaaataaatatataaaaccaAAATAAGAAATTGAAAGCGAACCTGACTATTTTGCTTGATGAGGTCCAAGTCCATCTCCTTGCTCACATCATTAACCTCAATCTTGAACAAACAATTAAAGAGAAAATGGCACCATAGTCCACATCAATTTTAAAAGCTCTTCAAATAATGTGAGATGAAGCAAAGAGGAAAAACAATAACAAATCAAATGTGTTTTGACTGTCTCGGACGTGACAAAAAACATTTGAACAGAATGAGGTCCGTTATAAAGTTACTGAGCTCTTTAAAAACAAAATCACTTCCTAATCCCACCATATATAGCTTATAATAAAAAAGTAGATAACAATCCCATTAAATAGCATAAGCACCactgaaacacaaaaaaaaaagcaaacaagttcaaaacaaaaataaatcccGCATATGATAGATACCTTCGTATGAATATGAAATACAAATTCACTTCTTAAAGGAACAAAAATCAatgataaattaaaataatataatatacacataatGTGTGGGCGTAGGTGTGGCATAAGAAAGCTCTACCACCCCACAAGTTAAAGAGGTAACCCTCAAATAGAGATTAACCCCAGTTTACCTAAATGCAAAGTTATTATCCTTGTTTGCAATAAACAaccaatttatattaataaaataattagtgATTCAACAAACTACTTTCATATTTGACATCAAATAGGAGAAAGGGGATTGTCGTAGGTCCAAAAAAACATATATCTTTATTGCTTCTTAACATTCTGACTTTCTGAATCAAAGTCTGGcattcataaaagaaaaaaaaaaaaaaatattacctCCTCACGTGTGACTGTCTTCCTGAACCTGACTTCATCCGTTACCTTTTTAGTGTAATTCAAAACCTTCTTAAAACCACTAAGCTGCAAAACCACAAACCAAAAATGCATAGAGAAATTTAAATAACAGTGGGGGGAAGCGCCGAACATCAATGCTACATCAAGAATGACAAGTTACAACTGACAAGATAGCGCTAGAAGGCTTAATACAAAAACTACACGCAGAAGCAGCACAAGAAGTGCACAACATACATTCTGAAGCTCAGAAAATGATTTCCACTGACAGTGTAAATGGGATTGGCCTTTCCATTTTATCAAGAATTCCATCTCATTCCAATTTGGCTCAGAATCAAACAAGTAGCTAAGTAGAACATGATTAGTTGATCTTTTACTCCTAAGAGCTTCTTCAGCCACGCCCTTTGGTTGATGCCACAGCACTTTCTCAATACAATCACTATCTTCCTCTTCAAGTTCCTCTTGAAAAGGTAAACCCAATAATGTAAGGATAAAATAATTGTATGATCCAATGGCAGAAGAAAATTTCAACACAAACAACACCAACGacaaatataattcaaataaacTAGCCTGGTGAGATGAAAAAACTTCATGTAGCAATTGATAAGAATTTGTAAGACTACAATCATTTGATTAAGGATTTCAGTTAATTTTTAGATCATACAACTTCATCAAACGGTATAGCTACAATGAATTCTAGCAGGCTAAGCTTTTCAAACTTTAGGTAGCTACCACTTTTTCTATTTTTCCATATAACAGGTAGAACTAATGCTTCACAGGAAGTGATATACTATGCAGAGCTACAATCAATTGATTAAGGATTTCAGTAAATTTTTATATCATACAACTTCATCAACTGTATAGCTACAATGAATTCTAGCAGGCTAAGCTTTTCAAACTTTAGGTAGCTACCACTTTTTCTATTTTTCCATATAACAGGCAGAACTAATGCTTCATAGGAAGTGATATACTATGCATGTAACACATATTATGCTAACTTTATAACAATCAGGACCACATCTCACGTCTTCTCTCTCTACTCTCTTATAAttgtcttttcttctcttttgaaGCTATGCATTTCTCTGATTCCTGTTATTATAGTATAACCAACAGCAATCATCTCATTCATTATTTGATCCAAATTCCAATAACGTATCAGATCATTTCTTGTTCTTAAAATAAAGACATGTCTGCAATCATCTCATCCCACCACATTTTGATATCTTTCAAGGGTATCCCCTCGTCTTTATTTAACAAGAAACAGATTGTATATTAATAACAAGATGATAAGCctatttaaaaaaaagaaagatgacaaggtGTCAATTATATTTTACAGCCTAAGAAGCCAATCATATACCAGCAAAAAAGGGTATCCACTAAATCTTATCAATCATGATTATCTAGCGTCAGAAACACAAACCCAAAATCACCACCCATTTATACATGCAAGGACCTCTATCAAATTTCAATAACAGTTTTACAAATTATTCCAAAGGGGTTTGCGCATTCAAATAGTTGTTTTTTTATAACAAAACTTGCATCAATGAGTTAAGTCCAGTCAAAATAACTTAGAATTACAAATTTGGCATGGCAAGGTACTTTTCCAAATAATAACCCGCCAAAAGCCCAATTCATAGCACATTAAGAATAGTAACAAAAAATTActgcaaaaaaaaataataataagaaaaaagaaCATGTGTATTAttatcaaatattaatttttttccaATTGACTTTCTCTCAACCTATGGGTATCATCAAATGACCTCTGTAGATATAGTAACGCAAACAAGATATTCCATGATAAGTCCCATGTAAGAGTTTATCTTCTCTCACCCCTGAACTATCAAAAATCATAAGCTTTGTAGTTTGCAAGTGAAGAACCAAGGAACTAGATAGTACAATCTCTTAAATAGGTGCAagcaaaagaaataaataatctTACTGGTACGCAACTAGACTGCACCTTTTGGAGATTTTTCTTCTTGCTTTCATCGGCATCCTCACTTTCGTCACTTTCAACGTACGACACCTTCCGCACAGACCTACTAGAAGTGCGTACCTTGTTGTTTCGTCCAGTTGCATTTATCAAAAAAGTAGATCGACCACTAGTTTTCCGTTGATGTGAACCTTTCCTCGTGCTTTTGAAACCGACATCATTGTCACTTTCAGAGTCCTCCCCCAAAGACTCATCATCTTCAAATGATGATTTACCTCTTCGCTGCCGACCAGATCCCTGATACAATTTACGTTCTCTGGTAGATTTAACAATATGTCCACCTTTACCACGTTGTTTACTTTTTGATTTCCTTGCATAATAAGAATCATCTTCATCAGACATATCCAGCTCATTATCActgtcatcttcttcttcagatTCTGCACCTCCCCAATTTTTATCCTGGTATCACTAAAAATACATCATTAACATGCAGAAAGAACCAATTTTCACAGTAGCACACCCAAAGAATAGTTCAGTAAATCTAATCTATCAATGGAAATCTACCGAAAGATAAATGGAAATGAAGAGCAAAGAACAAAATAAACTCATTACAATACCACACCTAACATACAAAATATATAGACACAAAAATAAGTGTTCATTGGCACCATATTTTTCAGGGCCAATCTCTAGAAATTGGCATTGGAACAATAATAAATGTAAGATTTATCACAAGCACAACCATAAACACAGTACAGTCCAgtgtttgtattttattttcccAACTCTAAATTAAGTCATAAAAGTTATatcttttttctaaaaaacaaaaCAACAGAACTTGTATTATTTATTTAAGAGAAATAATACAAGGCAAAGAATGAGAATCACCCTGACAAAACAATAAAAAAGCAATTACATAAAAGTTATATCAAAGACAACAGTATACCTCAAAATCAagattaattaatcaattattcaaaaaagaaaaaagtccATAGAAAATCAAACTATAGAGTGAGAGAAACATGGAGATTGTTACCCAACAAGCCAGCTAAAGTATACTACAACTACATGAAAGGTTTTACAAGGGCTGAATAATAGCACGATAAAAAGGAAATCGAGACCTTCCATTAGAAAATATACTGTGGCGAGACTAATACAAATATAAGAAACCAAAACTACATTGAGATTAATTCACCAAttattcaacaaaacaaaaaaatcaaaggAAAATCAGACTTCATTCAGATAAAGAAATTGTTACCCAGCAAGCCAGCTAAGGTACCTGGTATACTACAACTAGATGAAATGTTTAACGATGGCCGAATCATACCCCAGAGTAAAAGAAAATCAAGGCCTTCCTTTAGAAAGTTTATAGTGGCATCATTGATCCAGTTATAAGAaaccattaatataaacaaaaataaaaaaaattaataaaaatacaaGTTTGGATAGCATTAAGATAGGGCTGTTCATTTATTGCTAGAGAGAGGGTTTCTCAACTTAGAGTAAAAGCAGGTATAGGCAGTGGCATGTTGTCTTTGAAGAATAAATCACCTGTTATAAAATCAGTATGAAGATTTCCAAACAAACCAAATACTCTGTGGCACAAAGTTATCAAGAACTAGATAGTTTTGAGTATAATTGGGATGTTGGTTTGGCTGGTGAGGCTATATAAGATTGAGATAATAGTAGTTTTGGGAGATTCGAGGTGAGGGATTACACACACATGGCTGGTAAGACTGTATATCATAACCCACAGACAGATAGACAATTCTAACCGTTATCTTTTTTGGGTTGGAGTGTTCTTTGTAAAAACAAAAGATGAAAGTGTGAATCATATTTTTGTTCATTGCACATTTACACTATCTTTATGGTCAAAGTTCAGGTTGGACAGGCTGCTCCAAGAAGCTGCCGTGGTTTTTAAGATGAAGATTATGGTGGGGATTGGGTTGTTGTAATGACCTCATACACGTTCCTTTAATTTGTAAtgtttcatttttattaatatcttaGTTTAATTTCAtaccaaacaataataataacaacaataattTGGGAACCCTCAATACCCATTCATAAACTAATGACAGTATCTGAAGCATAATTTGTTGTTTGCGTTCTAGTATTAGCTTCCAACATAGAAGTAAAGCAATCCTCTCTATTGATTTTGATATCATGAAAACTGGTCAAGAATCGGACAAAAAGATAAAGAAATTGCATCAAAAACATAATGCCCAGGATTTGGCTGCTTAATCCAATATTTTAGGAAGAGCataaaagcaagaaaagaatcaCATGAATGAAATAATATGGTACATCGCAATAGTCGCAAACCTTTTTCAATGTGCGTTCACTTGTAATGCCATAATCAGGTTCAAAATCTGCATCATCAGGATCATCTTCTACCATTACACACAGGATAAATTCAGTCTTTAACTCTTCATGAGTGGGAACAATAATATAATCAGAGTTCATAAGTTCCATGCCAATTGTCCTCACAAGCACCCAAGAACTAGAGTGTTGCGCGCAAGGTCAAACGAGGGTGGAGGGGTCCACGATTACTGGGGCAATTTTTTAACCTAGAAACAAGTCAttctttacaaaataaaaaagagaaaaaaaatatccgttttttaaaaaatagtttttattagttttaaaagaaaaaaataaaattaatactataaatttttaataagtaTCGGTTgtgtttaattaataaaaaaatttatattgtttggtaacacttaaaaaattatgttttatttaattaattaaaaatttaacaattaaatataaaatatgtttagtaattctatttttatttgttattttttaaaattttaattaaaatttattaaattttgaaaatagatttttttcactttcaaattttttttaaactgcTTTCgacttttcctttctttttattcttctattcttcaaatcaacacctcatattgttaaacaaaaaataaaaataaaagttatcaaacgtgtttattattattttttttaaaaaaaacaataaacgcgtttgataacttttatttttattttttgtttaacaatatgaaatgaggtgttgatttgaagaagagaagaaaaaaagaaacaaaaagtcgaaacggtttaaaaaaaattaaaagtgaaaaaaaaattctattttcaaaatttaatgaattttaattaaaattttaaaaataataaataaaaataaagttaccaaaCACTGTTTTATGTTCAATTCTCAAATTTTGATTAACTAAATAAAAacctatttttttaagtgttaccaaacagcaCCATCATTAATGAATTTGTAATAAaagaaatcttattttattaaatatataataagtaaTTCAATTAGCaattaatattacaaaaaaatattaaaaaatttaaagaattatttgaataactcatttaaaaaaaaaaactcattcttTAACTAGTATCTATTTTGTGTGttgcaaattattaattaatatatttaaataaaatatattaaattatattaaaaaatacaaattaaattagTACTTGATTAGAAAAATTGTATTGCATTAGACAACAGTTTAAGTAGAAATGTTGTCTCATGTTAAAAATAGACATGTTACAACAGTCTCATTGGAACTGTCGTTTCATGTGAGTTTTAATTTGCATGGCACAACAGTTTGTGAGCGACTGTTGTGTCATGTATATTTATAACATGACACGACAGTTTTACCACAAACATCATCTCATGCATGTCGTCTAAgtacaattttgtagtagtgaagtcTTTAGAGTTTGGTCGCGAGGGTTTATAGTCCTGGTGAGTGAGACGGGATAACCACTTTCTCAgaacaaacaaaaaacaaaaaataaatggtaactcaatATTAAGTGCTTAATATTAAAgaggctagttttttttttttattcataagCTCAACGTACATACCAAGTCGAGCTCCTTATTTGATACAgaagcaaatattataatataggaGGCAAAATAGTAGGCTTTCTTTATTCTATAATAAAGCCACTATTTTTATAGTTTTGCCTCTAATGGATTTCAGAGGACAGGCATTAAAATGCTAGAAGCTTTTGGAAAGTCAGACAAGTAGTCCAAGATGTCTCCATAGCTCACTCCTAACATGTCACAATACCTTTTATAGTACCCAACAATGTTTGTATCAGTATCAGTTCTAAAACCGTTATTGTTATTACCATAAGCTGGGAGTTGATTAGGTCCAGAATTAGCATTGATAAGAATGTTATGGAATGAAGGATTGTTGTCATGTTGAGTCATCCAAAACCATATGGCTGTTTCAAAGGACACAACTGAGTCTGTTGCTACCAAATCAGGGTTGTTTATCAAATCTATTCCCAGTGCTCCACCGGCAAGCCCATAGTTGAAGTTGCTGCTCAAAGAATGATCATCAACAAAGAATATTAAAATCCAAATTGAATCATCTCTGAATTGTATAAAGAGTGCATGCATATGTGCAATATTAATATAGttttattatgatgattaattaggtgaatattattttatatagagagATATGGTAAATGGAATATCCCTATGTAGTGTTATAAATGAAAAATAAGTGATGATTAATATGCATAGTTGTATTGGTTTTCTAAAAGAATTGTATATATATACCTATAATAATTagtaaacatatatatatgtacgAACTAGTACTTACTGAGCAAGTTGAAATGGTCCTCGACCATTATATTTTTTGCCAGAAGCGCATGACCAATGAGAAGAAGTACAATAATCATCACCACTGGTAGTTTTACTGATAAAACAATATCCCCATGCATGTGGATCTACTGAATCAGTCCATTCTCCTACATACACATGCAAATTATATGCATATAAAATTAATACGTAACAAATATAAAACGACCATTAATAATATCATTGCACCACGTACTAACCTGTAGTTGCATGAGAGGTATGAGCAAAGAAGGCAGCGAGCTCCCTTTTACGAGTCACCACATCACCAGTTGTGCCGAAATCAGGAAAAGAAGAAACAGCAATAATAAAAGAATCATAGTTGTAAAATTCTTGACTTGGGCAATCTTTTCTGTGCTTAAACATGTTAGAGTATATTCTGTTATAGTGGTCAGTGAGTTTGTTATGCCTTAGCTGTATTTTTTATCATTCTGTTATTCTTACTGTTACTAACCAAAAATGGTTAGTTAGTTTGTAACTATCGTGGCATTCAGCTATATAAAAAGGCAAAGGCTCTCAATTCTTTCATTGGAGCCATTTTCTCAATCTTTACACTTTCTCTCTCTGCTCAATTTGTTATCTCTTACATGGTATCAGTATCATGGCCGATCCTGCGCCTCACCATCTTCATGATGATCCTCGCCCAAACATAGCTCCAATTGCTCATCACCACAATCCGCAATTTCAGATCAACAATAATCTCATTCCTCTCAACATTCGATTGGATCGCCATAACTACTCCTACTGGAGATCTCTCATTCTCCCCTCTGTTCGTGCTCACGGTCTCGATGGAATACTTCTTGGTACCACACCTCGGCCAGATCAGTTTCTTGATGATGCTCACACTCCAAATCCAGCATTTGAGCATTGGATTCGTTGTGATGCTCTTCTCATGAGTTGGCTCATGAATTCTCTTTCTGAACCTATGCTAGGTCATGTTCTTCACTGTGCTTCCGCCGCCGAACTCTGGACAGTCTTTTCACTTCTGTTTGCCACTCAATCTAAGGCTCGGCAGCTTCAGCTTCGGTTTGCGATCCAGACGACAAAGAAAGGCTCCCTCAGCATCGATGAATACATTCTCAAGATGAAGAATCTTGCTGATTCTCTCTCTGCCGCAGGTCAGAAACTCTCCGATCAAGAACTTGCAATGTATATTCTTGGTGGAGTGGGACCAGAATATGAAACCGTTGTTGTTCTTCTCACTGCACGGGCTGATGCTTTAACGATGCAAGAAGTCCAGTACATGCTTCAAAACCAAGAAATGCGAATTGAGCAGACCACTCCTCAAACATTTGATCAGGTCCATGCTAATCTTGCTCATTTCAATCTCAAATCCAGTAATAATCAAAATCGAATGTCCAATGCTCGAGGTACTAACGTTGGCCGAGGACACTCTAATGGCCGTGGCTTCAACTATGGTGGCCGTGGTACTCAACTGAGTCGTGGCAGAGGCAATCGGCCTATATGCCAAATTTGTGGCAAGATTGGTCATCTTGCACCCAAGTGTTATCATCGCTATGACAGTGACAATCAAGCACTCAGTTCTTCTACTTCAACTGCTGGCCACCCCTCACAAGCTTTTCTCTCAGATTCCAACAACAATTCTGGTGACAATGGTTGGTATGTTGACAGCGGAGCGACTCATCACATCACCTCCGACAATCAAAATTTGTCCCAGTCCACTGATTACAAAGGAAAGGCCAAGGTCACAGTAGGTAATGGCTCTTCGATTCCAATTTCTCATATTGGTTTCACTAGAATTCCCACTACTAGTAAAAACAGTTCACTTCTTTTAAGCAATGTTTTACATGCTCCTGCCATAACACGGAATCTGTTAAGTATTTCAAGATTTACTACAGATAATAACATTGTGCTGTTTTTTGATGCTCATACATGTCTCGTTTTGGA
It includes:
- the LOC133823949 gene encoding mulatexin-like encodes the protein MAPMKELRAFLRHNKLTDHYNRIYSNMFKHRKDCPSQEFYNYDSFIIAVSSFPDFGTTGDVVTRKRELAAFFAHTSHATTGEWTDSVDPHAWGYCFISKTTSGDDYCTSSHWSCASGKKYNGRGPFQLAHNFNYGLAGGALGIDLINNPDLVATDSVVSFETAIWFWMTQHDNNPSFHNILINANSGPNQLPAYGNNNNGFRTDTDTNIVGYYKRYCDMLGVSYGDILDYLSDFPKASSILMPVL
- the LOC133821066 gene encoding protein CHROMATIN REMODELING 5-like — translated: MVEDDPDDADFEPDYGITSERTLKKDKNWGGAESEEEDDSDNELDMSDEDDSYYARKSKSKQRGKGGHIVKSTRERKLYQGSGRQRRGKSSFEDDESLGEDSESDNDVGFKSTRKGSHQRKTSGRSTFLINATGRNNKVRTSSRSVRKVSYVESDESEDADESKKKNLQKVQSSCVPVRLFISFACTYLRDCTI
- the LOC133823948 gene encoding protein CHROMATIN REMODELING 5-like produces the protein MNEMIAVGYTIITGIREMHSFKREEKTIIREKSGSYLKFEKLSLLEFIVAIQLMKLKSGSYLKFEKLSLLEFIVAIPFDEVASLFELYLSLVLFVLKFSSAIGSYNYFILTLLGLPFQEELEEEDSDCIEKVLWHQPKGVAEEALRSKRSTNHVLLSYLFDSEPNWNEMEFLIKWKGQSHLHCQWKSFSELQNLSGFKKVLNYTKKVTDEVRFRKTVTREEIEVNDVSKEMDLDLIKQNSQVERIIADRISKDSSGDVIPEYLVKWQGLSYAKATWYIKRHFDDRINVLETSSIVVG